A single region of the Lotus japonicus ecotype B-129 chromosome 4, LjGifu_v1.2 genome encodes:
- the LOC130711782 gene encoding flavonoid 3-O-glucosyltransferase-like — MAGADKHVAVLAFPFGTHAPPLLSLVRKIAAEAPEATFSFFSTSRSNASVFSSLKEEELHNIKAYNVPDGLPEGYVPSGHPLEPIFLFIKAMQQNYRLTMDDAVANTGKKITCLVTDAMYWFGAGFAEEMQVKWIPLWTAGPHSVLIHILTDHIREKIGTKDVPGDQSLSFLTGFPELKASHLPEGVVDDIEQPFSTMLQKMGIELPRASALAINSFAGLNPLIEKELESKFQLLLNIGPFTLTTPQAVNSDEQGCIEWLNKHEKGSVVYISFGSVIMPPPHELTALAEALEDCKFPFIWAFRGNPEKQLPNGFLERTKSQGKVVSWAPQMEILKHASVGVFLTHGGWNSVLECIVGGVPMIGRPFFGDQRINIWMLAKLLGVGVGLQNGVLAKETILKTLKSTMTGEEGKVMRQKMAELKEMAWKAVEPDGSSTKNLCTLMQIILG; from the exons ATGGCTGGTGCTGACAAACATGTGGCAGTCCTGGCTTTCCCGTTTGGCACACACGCGCCGCCGCTCCTCAGCCTCGTGCGGAAGATCGCCGCGGAGGCTCCAGAAGCCACATTCTCATTCTTCAGCACAAGCAGATCCAATGCCTCGGTGTTCTCTTCGCTGAAGGAGGAGGAACTTCACAATATAAAAGCTTACAACGTGCCTGATGGTTTGCCAGAAGGTTATGTGCCTTCAGGGCACCCACTTGAGCCCATTTTTCTGTTCATCAAGGCAATGCAGCAGAACTATAGGCTCACCATGGACGACGCGGTGGCAAATACAGGGAAGAAGATTACTTGCTTGGTTACTGATGCGATGTACTGGTTTGGCGCCGGCTTCGCTGAGGAAATGCAAGTCAAGTGGATTCCTCTGTGGACTGCAGGGCCTCACTCTGTCCTCATCCATATTCTCACAGATCATATAAGGGAAAAGATAGGCACCAAGGATG TCCCTGGTGACCAAAGTCTGAGTTTCCTTACTGGTTTTCCTGAGCTAAAGGCTTCTCACTTGCCTGAAGGGGTAGTTGATGATATAGAACAACCCTTCTCAACAATGCTACAAAAAATGGGAATAGAGTTGCCACGGGCTAGTGCGCTTGCCATAAACTCCTTCGCTGGATTGAACCCTCTTATCGAGAAAGAGCTCGAATCCAAGTTCCAATTGCTACTAAACATTGGTCCATTCACTCTGACAACGCCGCAAGCTGTTAATTCAGACGAGCAAGGCTGCATAGAATGGTTGAACAAGCATGAGAAAGGCTCAGTGGTGTACATTAGCTTTGGAAGTGTGATAATGCCCCCACCCCATGAGTTAACTGCACTAGCAGAGGCCTTAGAGGACTGTAAATTTCCATTTATTTGGGCATTCAGGGGCAATCCTGAGAAACAGTTGCCAAATGGATTCTTGGAAAGGACAAAGTCACAAGGGAAGGTTGTTTCATGGGCTCCCCAAATGGAAATCCTTAAACATGCTTCAGTTGGCGTGTTTCTGACACATGGTGGTTGGAACTCAGTTTTGGAGTGCATAGTTGGTGGTGTGCCAATGATTGGAAGACCATTTTTTGGAGATCAGAGGATAAACATATGGATGCTGGCAAAGCTGTTGGGGGTTGGTGTGGGACTTCAGAATGGGGTTTTGGCTAAAGAAACAATTCTGAAAACTTTGAAATCAACAATGACAGGTGAAGAGGGGAAAGTAATGAGGCAGAAGATGGCAGAACTCAAGGAGATGGCATGGAAAGCAGTTGAACCTGATGGTAGCTCTACAAAGAATTTGTGTACTTTGATGCAGATTATCCTAGGTTGA